Below is a genomic region from Candidatus Paceibacterota bacterium.
CCTGCGCGGAAATATCCGCAGACTCATCCAGAAAAACAAGGCTATCTTTCAGCAAGTGATATATCCTTTCATCTCTGTGTCCGGCAATTGTCATTTTTTCCACAAGCTCGGAAAAATAATATGCTATCGAAGCCGCTCTGAAATTTTTTCTCAGGCATGAAAAACTTTTTAACGTAAAACTGCTGGTTGTCTTGTCTATACTCCTTGCATGCGCAAATATAAGATCCGTGCACAAAAAAAGCTCGAGATGACCCTTCAACTTTCCCCTGTGTTTTCTTGCACTCCTTGCGACAGCCTCCACCTTTCCATATTCCTTCGTATAAAAATCCAGAATCAGGCTCGATTCGCCGAAATTATGCCTCTTTATTATTATACCCTCCGACTTATATGTTGACATTTTACTTTTGTGTTATGCCTTTTTTACGCCAATCGCGACATTTACATCTCTTATCTTCAGATCCTTCACAAGATCGAAATTATTTTTTTCTATCGTTTCTATTGGCGTTATATCGGAAGCAAGGCACTCTTTTTGGATGCTTTCTTTCCATCCGCCCATGATCTTCCCGACAAGCCCATTTCCACCCCCGGACGAATAGGCGACCGAAATCCTATCGTTTCTGTCATATTTAGCCTCTTTTCTCATTGTTTGTATATGGCGGATGATCTCCCTCGAATAGCCCTCCATTTCAAGCTCTTCGGTTATTTCAAGATATAATCCTATTTTTATTGTGCCATCATCTTCATATGCCCATCCCTCTCTTGTTTCAAATTCATTCACATAACGCGCCTCTTTAACATTCAATTCATCCCTCATAATTTCAAATAACTCATCGGTGAGTGCCGCATCTGTAAATTTATCCTTCACATCATACTTATTACTAGTTTCCTTAGTAGCCTCGATTTTCCCAATAATCAGCACACTCAACGGCATCCTAACTCTAATAGAATTTTTAGCTCTTGCCGCCAAAGCCAATTTAGTTACTCTGCGAACCAAATCCATTGACTGAGACAGCTCGTTATCAATCAATTTTTTATTTGTTTCCGGGAATTTCTCCAGATGCACCGAAGCATTTCCTGTCAGATTCCTGAAGATTTCGTCCGCAAGAAATGGCATGAACGGCGCCATGACTTTCGAATATTCGATCATGACATAATATAAAGTTCTGAAAGCATTCATTCTGTCTTCAGCATCGTTCTCGGACGAAAACCTCTTTCTTGATCTCCTGATATACCAATTTGAAAGTTTATCCGTGAAATCACGAAGGGGTCTTGAAGCCTTAACGAGATCATAGTTTTCCATCTCGCCGTTCACTCCGCTTATAAGAAGATTCAGTTCGGACACAATCCATCGGTCGAGAAAATTATCTGATATTTTTTTGCTTTCGAGGTCTTTTGCCTCGAGTTTTGCCATCTCCAGATTCATCGCAAGAAACGAGTAGGCATTCCAAAGAATGAGAATGAACCGCTTCAAAACTTCCTCCACGCCCTTCTCGGAAAAATTTAGATTCTCGCCTTTCATGACCGGAGAAGAGAGCAGATAATATCGCAAGGAATCCGCGCCATATTTTTCAATAAGAAGATTCGGATCCGGATAGTTCTTCAGGCTTTTGCTCATTTTCTGCCCGTCTTCAGCCTGAACTATCCCGTTCACGATCACATTCTTGAATGCCGCCTTATCGAAGAGAGCAGTTGAAAGAACCATCAAAGTATAGAACCATCCCCTCGTCTGGTCCAACCCTTCGGCAATGAAATCCGCCGGGAAACTCTTATTGAATTTTTCAACATTCTCAAACGGATAATGATATTGGGCATAGGGCATCGATCCGGATTCGAACCAGCAATCGAATACGTCTCCGACAATTACCGCTTCCCCCGCGCACTTCGGACATTTCGCCTTGACCATGTCGATGTTCGGCTTATGCATATTGAACTCCCGCCCGCCCTCGTCAATATAGAATATCTCGCTCTCGCAATACCCAAGCGCATCTTGCGCAACGAAACAATCCGCTATGGAAATTCCGCTCAAAACCCTCCTGAAGATCGCATTGATGCCTCCATGGCTTACGACCAGAATGTTCTTCCCGGGATATTTTTCTATGCACCGGCCGATGAATTTTCTGACGCGCACTTCCATCTGCCTTCTCGACTCCCCGTCTCCGCCCAGGACAAAATCATATTTTTCTTCAAGAGTTGCGATCTTCTTGTATTTTTTATAAAGCTCGTCATTCTCCAGAAGATATTTGGCCGTTCTATCGTTCCATGAACCATATTTATATTCCATCACCAGATCATCTGTAACAACCTCCGCTTTCAATGCTTTGCTTATTATTTCCGCAGTCTGGCGGGTGCGCAGGACCGGAGACGTTATAATTATATCTATTTTTTTATCTTTCAGTTCTTTCGCTGCTTTTTCGGCATGTCCGATGCCATCCTCCGTCAGCGGATATTTTTCAAGGCTGTCCGATTTGATATTTTCCAGATTCTTTCCGCTCTCCCCATGGCGCATAAAAATGATCTTGGTTATCTTCTTTTCAGTATTATTCCTGAGTTCATCGATCGAACTTACGACCAATTTTTCTCCGCAATCCTTGCACTTCCAGACCGGAAGCGGAGCTCCCCAGAACCTGCTCCTGGAAACCGCCCAGTCGCGCGCGTCCTCAAGCCACTTGCCGAATCTCCCTTCCTTGATATATTCCGGAACCCACCTTATCTTCTTGTTGTTCTTTATCATCTTGTCCTTGATGTCCGTGACCTTCACAAACCATGAGCTTGTCGCATAATTGATGAGCGGAGTATTGCATCTCCAGCAATGAGGGTAGCTATGCTCGTATTTCTCCTTGGCATACAGTGTTCCGGTGTGAGCAAGATATTTTATGATCTCGATGTCAGTTTTCTGGCTGTCTTCGGCAGACTTCACTTTCATACCTGCGAATTCTTTCATCTCGGGAGTGAATGTGCCATCCGTCCTCACGTTGACGATTATTGGAAGCCCGATCTGTTTTGCCGCCTGCATATCGATCTCGCCGAATGCCCCGTTTATGGTCACGATCCCGGTTCCGTCTTCCAGGCTCACATAATCCGTCAAATGCGTCTTATAGACATTTTCATTTTTCTTAACCCTGTCGTCATCTTTATAAAAATCGGAAAATGGATGAATATATGAAATATGCTCCATGTCTTTTCCTTCTATCTCTTTTATGGCATCGTATTTTTCAACTTTACCTTTTTCAATGACATAAGGGAGTCTTTCTTTTACGCAAATGAATTGTTCGCCTTGCGCCGAAAACAGCGTATAACTGAAATCTCCGCCCACAGCAAGGCCCATTGTCGTCGGAACACTCCATGGAGTTGTCGTCCACGCCAGAAAACTTGTCGGCTTTCCTGTGCATTGCTTATCCAGGAAGGCTTTGTCGGTGATCTTGAATTTCACGATAACCGAAAAATCTTTTACCGTCTTGTATCCCAGCGTCACTTCGAAATTGGATAGCGTAGTTTCACATCTCGGGCAAAGATGCATGGACTTTTTCCCTTCATATATCAGACCTTTTTTATACAGTTCAGAAAAGACCCACCATATTGATTCCGTGTATTTCCAGTCCATGGTCTTGTAGTCATTATCCATATCCACCCACCTGCCGACTCGCGGAATGAATTTTTTCCACTCATCCGCATATCGAAGCACAGATGAATGACAGGCATCATTGAACTTGTCCACGCCCCACTTTTCTATGTCCTTTTTGTTCTTTATGCCATGCTCTTTTTCGATCAGATTCTCGATCGGAAGCCCATGACAATCCCAACCCCACTTTCTCTCAACTCTTTTTCCCTTCATGGTCCAGAACCTGGGCACCGCATCTTTCATAAGACTCGCCACCACGTTCCCGTAATGAGGAAGTCCCGTCGCAAAAGGAGGACCGTCAAAAAAGCTATACGCCGGCTTTTCTCCCTCCTCGCCCACGGATCTTTCGAAAATCTTATTTTCTTTCCAATATGCCATCAATTCACGCTCCATTTCCGGAAAATTTTGCTTTGGATCGGCTTTTTTGAACATAATATGATTTATTTGTTTACATATCCATTTTAAGCTAATATAAGCAAAAAGTAAATATATTCCCCGATGTTGACAAAATCGTTCATATCCAATAAACTTCAAGGAAACCCTAAAATATTTTGGTCCGGGAATATGCCTTTATTGCATAGATATAGCCATATTCTTGTCCTATAATAAGGACACGTAATACAAAGGTGATATATTTTGTCCGACACGAAAAATAAAATCGACATAAACCCCGAAAATGCCTTGATTTTGGCAAAATGCAACCCAAAACTGGCACTTTTGATAGCGGAAATGCTTGAAAGGAAAGGAGATGACGAAAAGATCATTGAGGTGTTCCGCCTCGCTCCCGGCGACACGCTGAAATTCATCTACAAGAATCCCCGGTTCGCATCGCAGCTTGTAAAGATCATACCGGATAAGGTCGATGAGATCATCAATATGCCCAACCTTCCGAAAGAAGAGCTTGTCGAGATCGCCCTCTGTTTTCCGGATAAAATGCTCAGGATAGCCAGGAAAAATCCGGATAGCATCACCCTGATGTTCTTTGAAGCGATGTACAATGCAGATGATGATCCTAAAATTGAAAAGCAGAAAATAGCCCTAATCAAGAAAAAGGTCTGCGAGATAGGGCAGGAATTCCCGGATCACATAATGCCGATCTTGTCGAAAATAAAAGACTCCAGGAAATGCGAAGATGAGCAAAAGGGAATAATGATCGAAACCGCAAAGTTCTTTCCCGAAAAGGCGGTTGATATCGCAACATTCTTCAATCTTGAAATCGATATCGCAAGGGAGGTTCCAAGCGTCGCCGCAAAGATCGCAATTGAAAAACCATTGCTGGCATTCGCCATAATCGAAGCAGTCCCTGCATCAGAAAAAGAAATAAGGGAACATTTCACCCTGAAATATAAATAAAAAATCCGTCGAACGAAACGGATCTTTTTTTATTTACCAAAATCCCCTCTTGAGAGCCTGCTGATAGGCAGGGGGTTAGGGGTGTGTAATTTCAGTCATCTCATAAATTTATTTCCTTACACCCGCAACTTCTTTGTATATCTTCAGCGTTTCTTCCGCAGTTTTTTTCCAATGAT
It encodes:
- a CDS encoding class I tRNA ligase family protein, coding for MFKKADPKQNFPEMERELMAYWKENKIFERSVGEEGEKPAYSFFDGPPFATGLPHYGNVVASLMKDAVPRFWTMKGKRVERKWGWDCHGLPIENLIEKEHGIKNKKDIEKWGVDKFNDACHSSVLRYADEWKKFIPRVGRWVDMDNDYKTMDWKYTESIWWVFSELYKKGLIYEGKKSMHLCPRCETTLSNFEVTLGYKTVKDFSVIVKFKITDKAFLDKQCTGKPTSFLAWTTTPWSVPTTMGLAVGGDFSYTLFSAQGEQFICVKERLPYVIEKGKVEKYDAIKEIEGKDMEHISYIHPFSDFYKDDDRVKKNENVYKTHLTDYVSLEDGTGIVTINGAFGEIDMQAAKQIGLPIIVNVRTDGTFTPEMKEFAGMKVKSAEDSQKTDIEIIKYLAHTGTLYAKEKYEHSYPHCWRCNTPLINYATSSWFVKVTDIKDKMIKNNKKIRWVPEYIKEGRFGKWLEDARDWAVSRSRFWGAPLPVWKCKDCGEKLVVSSIDELRNNTEKKITKIIFMRHGESGKNLENIKSDSLEKYPLTEDGIGHAEKAAKELKDKKIDIIITSPVLRTRQTAEIISKALKAEVVTDDLVMEYKYGSWNDRTAKYLLENDELYKKYKKIATLEEKYDFVLGGDGESRRQMEVRVRKFIGRCIEKYPGKNILVVSHGGINAIFRRVLSGISIADCFVAQDALGYCESEIFYIDEGGREFNMHKPNIDMVKAKCPKCAGEAVIVGDVFDCWFESGSMPYAQYHYPFENVEKFNKSFPADFIAEGLDQTRGWFYTLMVLSTALFDKAAFKNVIVNGIVQAEDGQKMSKSLKNYPDPNLLIEKYGADSLRYYLLSSPVMKGENLNFSEKGVEEVLKRFILILWNAYSFLAMNLEMAKLEAKDLESKKISDNFLDRWIVSELNLLISGVNGEMENYDLVKASRPLRDFTDKLSNWYIRRSRKRFSSENDAEDRMNAFRTLYYVMIEYSKVMAPFMPFLADEIFRNLTGNASVHLEKFPETNKKLIDNELSQSMDLVRRVTKLALAARAKNSIRVRMPLSVLIIGKIEATKETSNKYDVKDKFTDAALTDELFEIMRDELNVKEARYVNEFETREGWAYEDDGTIKIGLYLEITEELEMEGYSREIIRHIQTMRKEAKYDRNDRISVAYSSGGGNGLVGKIMGGWKESIQKECLASDITPIETIEKNNFDLVKDLKIRDVNVAIGVKKA